In Candidatus Methanosphaera massiliense, the following are encoded in one genomic region:
- a CDS encoding symporter small accessory protein — protein MIEILGLTDPIIICAYLSCILITIICIIYGAVNWNNDN, from the coding sequence ATGATTGAAATATTAGGTCTTACTGATCCTATAATTATTTGTGCATATTTAAGTTGTATCCTGATAACAATTATATGTATAATATATGGTGCGGTAAACTGGAATAATGATAACTAA
- a CDS encoding sodium:solute symporter family protein → MNYLLILLIFIYVALMLIVGYVAWKRTNSKEDYLVAGRQTNSYIMALSYGATFISTSAIVGFGGLAGTNGLGILWLVFLNIAVGIFLAFAVFGKKTRKMGQYLNALTFPEFLSKRFNSKFIQYFSGLLIFCAMPIYAASVLIGAARFAETTINIDFNIAIIVLAVLIGFYVIYGGIKGVMYTDALQGSIMFIGMLILLISIYWMLGGVTHAHQLLTNMAPLFPESSKITGATGWTTFPVTGSVFWWNLVTSIILGVGIGAIAQPQLAVRFMTVESNKELNRAILVGGIFIFVATFSAYVVGALSNVYFYQTSGQLAIQAAGGNVDKIIPTFINSAMPTWFTYIFLLTLLSAAMSTISTQFHVQGTSIAYDVYGSLKEHKQKYTLTVTRLGILIAIIIAVVLAYILPSNIVAQGTTIFFGICAAAFLPVYICALFWKRTTREGAIAGLISGTAISLFCLIFTHKKEAAGLGICKLLTGQTVLFTSMPWPYVDPMVIALPLSFIITIAVSLLTKNSTEDNKAIDQMFAEGDAK, encoded by the coding sequence ATGAATTATTTATTAATACTACTTATATTTATATATGTAGCATTAATGCTTATAGTTGGATATGTTGCGTGGAAACGTACAAACAGCAAAGAAGATTATCTTGTTGCTGGAAGACAAACAAATTCATATATTATGGCTCTAAGTTATGGTGCTACATTTATCAGTACCTCTGCAATTGTTGGTTTTGGAGGATTAGCCGGAACAAACGGTCTTGGAATACTCTGGTTAGTATTTTTAAACATTGCAGTTGGAATATTCTTAGCATTTGCAGTATTTGGTAAAAAAACTCGTAAAATGGGTCAATATTTAAATGCATTGACTTTTCCCGAATTTTTATCTAAGAGATTTAACAGTAAATTTATACAATATTTTAGTGGACTTCTAATTTTCTGTGCCATGCCAATATATGCCGCTAGTGTACTTATTGGTGCAGCACGTTTTGCAGAAACAACAATTAACATTGACTTTAACATAGCCATCATTGTATTAGCAGTTCTAATAGGATTCTATGTTATTTATGGTGGTATAAAAGGTGTAATGTATACTGACGCATTACAAGGTTCTATTATGTTTATTGGAATGTTAATATTACTTATCAGTATATATTGGATGCTTGGAGGAGTTACACATGCTCATCAACTATTAACTAATATGGCACCTTTATTCCCTGAATCCTCAAAGATTACAGGAGCAACTGGTTGGACCACGTTCCCTGTGACGGGCAGTGTGTTCTGGTGGAATTTAGTAACATCTATCATTCTAGGTGTAGGTATCGGTGCAATAGCACAACCACAATTAGCTGTCAGATTCATGACTGTTGAAAGTAATAAAGAGTTAAACCGTGCTATTCTTGTTGGTGGTATATTTATATTTGTAGCAACATTTTCAGCATATGTTGTTGGAGCATTATCTAATGTATATTTCTATCAGACGTCAGGACAACTAGCTATACAGGCTGCTGGTGGAAATGTAGATAAAATTATTCCTACATTTATTAACAGTGCTATGCCTACATGGTTTACATATATATTCCTATTAACACTGCTTTCTGCAGCTATGAGTACTATTAGTACACAATTCCATGTTCAGGGAACATCCATTGCATATGATGTTTATGGTTCACTTAAAGAGCATAAACAAAAATATACATTAACTGTTACACGTTTAGGTATATTAATAGCAATCATTATTGCTGTTGTATTAGCATATATCCTACCATCAAACATTGTTGCTCAGGGAACTACTATATTCTTCGGAATATGTGCAGCCGCATTTTTACCAGTTTACATATGTGCTTTATTCTGGAAACGTACAACAAGAGAAGGCGCTATTGCAGGTCTTATTAGTGGAACAGCAATCAGTTTATTCTGTCTGATTTTCACTCATAAAAAAGAAGCTGCAGGGCTTGGTATTTGCAAACTATTAACTGGTCAAACAGTATTATTTACTAGTATGCCTTGGCCTTATGTTGATCCAATGGTTATTGCATTACCATTATCATTTATTATTACAATAGCTGTATCTTTATTAACTAAAAATAGTACTGAGGATAATAAAGCTATTGATCAAATGTTTGCTGAAGGTGATGCTAAATGA
- a CDS encoding helix-turn-helix domain-containing protein, with translation MNLDNNEIFEEMYVKDKYAPYTEIEEISHGKELLIKKPYRNVIKLKCYEIIPGVITVKDHTDLMERYTNQDHIFEYKHPENILVITYVTTGRCQIPIGDDKYVFAKEGDMNMYIKSENPNAIDFIGESQFIHIIINKELITKQVQGYTKEYVKMINRLYDISDVYRNVIFEPDEDIKTVIHQMQKYQNKKRRINNNNYERLKILELIILLYEFNIHDEKYSRNVYSDVQIRVVRKIKNTLSRDIASYISLDVLSATYGINLTTMKNCFKDMYGKPLYKWYREYKFQRATDLIKNTTYPISKIANMVGYKSSSKFSKAFKTEMGVLPSSYRKKKNKK, from the coding sequence ATGAATCTAGACAATAATGAAATATTTGAAGAGATGTATGTTAAAGATAAATACGCTCCCTACACTGAAATAGAAGAAATATCCCATGGAAAAGAACTTCTAATAAAAAAACCATATAGAAACGTTATTAAACTTAAATGTTATGAGATAATTCCTGGAGTAATAACAGTAAAAGATCATACTGACCTTATGGAAAGATATACAAATCAAGACCATATTTTTGAATATAAACACCCTGAGAATATACTAGTAATAACCTATGTTACAACAGGTAGATGTCAGATTCCTATTGGTGATGATAAATACGTGTTTGCGAAAGAAGGGGACATGAACATGTATATTAAATCAGAAAATCCTAATGCTATTGATTTTATAGGAGAATCACAATTTATTCATATAATTATTAACAAAGAACTAATTACTAAACAAGTTCAAGGATATACAAAAGAATATGTTAAAATGATTAATAGATTATATGATATATCTGACGTATATCGTAACGTAATATTTGAACCTGATGAAGATATAAAAACAGTCATCCACCAGATGCAGAAGTACCAAAATAAGAAAAGGAGAATTAATAATAATAATTATGAAAGATTAAAAATATTAGAATTAATAATTCTACTATATGAATTTAACATACATGATGAAAAATATTCTAGAAATGTCTACTCAGATGTTCAAATTAGAGTAGTTAGAAAAATAAAAAATACATTATCTCGTGATATTGCAAGCTACATTTCATTAGACGTTCTATCGGCAACATATGGTATTAATTTAACAACTATGAAAAATTGTTTTAAAGACATGTATGGTAAACCATTATATAAATGGTACAGGGAATATAAATTCCAAAGAGCAACAGATCTAATTAAAAATACCACTTATCCAATATCAAAAATTGCTAATATGGTGGGATATAAAAGTAGCAGTAAATTTTCTAAAGCATTCAAGACAGAAATGGGTGTATTACCTTCAAGTTATCGTAAAAAGAAGAACAAAAAATAG
- a CDS encoding ATP-dependent helicase: MKEYSDDEIHSLLHPYVSKWFKKTFDTFTDAQRQAIPHINAGKNILILSPTGSGKTLTAFLAILSGLTSLSERGMLKEQVYCLYISPLKALDNDISKNLEEPLQGINDIAGYDLGIRQAVRTGDTTQYERSKMLKHPPHILITTPETLSIILVAPKFREKLKNVRYVIIDEIHSLAENKRGTHLSLSLERLNELTGGFTRIGLSATVSPPEKIAHFLSGYSWGQPRDCEIVNVNYVKQLDMKVLCPVDNIIETDQETLNNELYKMLHKLIQQHKTTLIFTNTRSGAESVSYKLTQRFPKYYNERNVMAHHSSLSKEVRLETENELKEGNLKVVVSSTSLELGIDIGYIDLVILISSPKSVSRALQRIGRSGHRLHEKSKGRMVVVNRDDLVECSLILKNAMEGNIDEIDIPRNCLDVLAQHIYGIAIEHKQNIKHVYHMIRQAMPYHELSWDSYEQVLRYLAGEYTTLEHRYVYAKIWVDWDTNTFGKRGKLARVLYSTNIGTIADRSHARVKCNGKVIGSIDGDFMEKLHKGDTFVLGGRVYQFRYARGMTVTVVPSGSTPSIPSWVSEQLPLSYDLAVSIQNFRSMMDWKLSTDVPEEDIIKFITDYLYVDKNSANSIYYYFVEQFLYSEIPTRNRLLIEYYTGFGGRKFVVFHSLYGRRVNDALSRAVAYIISQRYHHDVMISIDDNGFYLSSDSKIGGVEAFEELSSDNLRETLVKAIDKTETLASRFRDCANRSLMILRRYKGREKSVGRQQVTSKILLNFVKEIDDHFAILDEARREVMEDYMDVSHAEDVLRDIESGKIVIKTVNTVIPTPFAFNLVSRGYLDVLKYEDRSEFIKRMHEAIINKIKDKKRLNKSN; the protein is encoded by the coding sequence ATGAAAGAATATAGTGACGATGAAATTCATAGCTTGTTACACCCCTATGTTAGCAAATGGTTTAAAAAAACATTTGACACATTTACTGATGCTCAAAGACAAGCAATACCCCATATCAATGCAGGCAAGAATATATTAATATTATCACCTACGGGCTCTGGTAAAACATTAACAGCATTTCTTGCTATTTTATCAGGACTTACAAGTCTTAGTGAGAGAGGTATGCTTAAAGAACAAGTTTATTGTCTATATATTTCTCCACTTAAAGCATTAGATAATGATATTTCTAAGAATCTTGAAGAACCATTACAGGGAATTAATGATATTGCAGGTTATGATTTAGGTATCAGGCAAGCTGTCCGTACAGGAGATACCACACAGTATGAGCGTTCTAAAATGTTAAAACATCCACCTCACATATTAATAACTACCCCTGAGACACTATCCATTATCCTTGTTGCACCTAAATTCAGAGAGAAATTAAAAAATGTTAGATATGTGATTATCGATGAAATACATTCACTTGCTGAAAATAAGCGTGGAACTCACCTAAGTCTTAGCTTAGAACGTCTTAATGAATTAACTGGTGGTTTTACTAGAATTGGTCTTAGTGCTACCGTAAGCCCTCCTGAGAAGATTGCACATTTTCTTTCAGGATATTCATGGGGACAGCCACGAGATTGTGAGATTGTTAATGTAAATTATGTTAAACAATTAGACATGAAAGTTCTATGTCCTGTTGATAATATTATAGAAACAGACCAGGAAACATTGAATAATGAATTGTATAAAATGTTACATAAACTGATACAACAACATAAGACTACATTAATATTTACTAATACTCGTAGTGGTGCTGAAAGTGTTTCATATAAGTTAACACAGAGATTTCCAAAGTATTATAATGAACGTAATGTAATGGCACATCACTCCTCTCTTTCCAAGGAGGTTCGTCTTGAAACAGAAAATGAATTAAAAGAGGGTAATCTAAAGGTTGTTGTTAGTAGTACTTCCTTAGAGCTGGGTATTGATATTGGTTATATTGATCTTGTAATCCTTATTAGTTCACCTAAATCTGTTTCACGTGCTCTTCAAAGAATTGGTAGAAGTGGACATAGACTTCATGAGAAATCTAAGGGTCGTATGGTTGTTGTTAATAGAGATGATCTTGTAGAATGTAGTTTAATTCTTAAGAATGCTATGGAGGGAAATATTGATGAAATTGATATTCCACGTAATTGTCTTGATGTGTTAGCACAACATATTTATGGTATTGCTATTGAGCATAAACAGAATATTAAGCATGTTTATCATATGATTCGTCAGGCAATGCCCTATCATGAACTTTCATGGGATAGTTATGAGCAGGTTTTACGTTACCTTGCTGGTGAATATACTACACTTGAACATAGATATGTGTATGCTAAGATTTGGGTTGATTGGGATACTAATACTTTTGGTAAACGTGGAAAGTTAGCTAGGGTATTATATTCTACTAATATTGGTACTATTGCTGATAGGAGTCATGCACGTGTCAAGTGTAATGGTAAAGTAATTGGTAGTATTGATGGAGATTTCATGGAAAAATTACATAAAGGCGATACCTTTGTTCTAGGGGGACGTGTTTATCAATTTAGATATGCTCGTGGTATGACTGTAACTGTTGTTCCTAGTGGTAGTACTCCTAGTATTCCTTCATGGGTTTCTGAACAATTACCATTATCTTATGATTTAGCAGTTTCTATCCAGAATTTCCGTTCTATGATGGATTGGAAGCTTTCTACGGATGTTCCAGAGGAGGATATTATCAAGTTTATAACAGATTATTTATATGTTGATAAGAATTCCGCAAATTCTATATATTACTACTTTGTAGAACAATTCCTCTATAGTGAAATTCCAACTAGAAATCGATTATTAATAGAATATTATACTGGTTTTGGTGGTAGAAAGTTTGTGGTATTTCATTCATTGTATGGTAGACGTGTGAATGATGCTCTTAGTCGTGCAGTAGCATATATTATATCCCAACGTTATCATCATGATGTTATGATTAGTATTGATGATAATGGTTTTTATCTTAGTAGTGATTCTAAGATTGGGGGTGTTGAAGCTTTTGAAGAATTAAGTAGTGATAATTTAAGAGAAACGCTAGTTAAAGCTATTGATAAAACTGAAACGTTAGCTAGTCGTTTTCGTGATTGTGCTAATAGGTCTTTAATGATTTTACGTAGATATAAGGGGCGTGAGAAAAGTGTTGGACGTCAGCAGGTGACTAGTAAGATTTTACTTAATTTTGTAAAAGAGATTGATGACCATTTTGCTATTCTTGACGAGGCTCGTCGTGAGGTTATGGAGGATTATATGGATGTTTCTCATGCTGAAGATGTTTTACGGGATATTGAATCTGGTAAAATTGTAATAAAAACTGTTAATACCGTAATTCCTACGCCTTTTGCTTTTAATCTTGTTTCTAGAGGCTATTTAGATGTACTTAAATATGAGGATAGATCGGAATTTATTAAACGTATGCATGAAGCTATTATTAATAAAATAAAAGATAAGAAGAGATTAAATAAGTCCAATTAA
- a CDS encoding metallophosphoesterase family protein, with translation MNSFDICGAKVLNNALMVEDSLIISDLHFGYESSLNSQGFMIPQFQFEKIIDQITSIQDKACARNIILNGDIKHNFGKIDRQEWKEVLNFIDYLSDLFVEIQVIKGNHDNFTQYILDKRDIKMKNHIIIDNFYITHGHKLPPEIPDNIETIIIGHEHPCIGIRNGERVEKVKSYLQGTWTNYNLIVMPSFTPVSYGSDILHEKTISPFIKDVSQFKVYAIENWEVYPFGSIKDILSVSQEENYY, from the coding sequence ATGAATTCCTTTGATATATGTGGTGCAAAAGTATTAAATAATGCATTAATGGTCGAAGACAGCCTTATAATCTCAGATTTACATTTTGGATACGAATCCTCCCTAAATAGTCAAGGATTCATGATTCCTCAATTCCAATTTGAAAAAATAATAGATCAAATAACAAGCATTCAGGATAAAGCATGTGCTAGAAACATCATATTAAATGGAGATATAAAACATAACTTCGGAAAAATAGACCGTCAAGAATGGAAAGAAGTATTAAATTTCATAGACTATCTTTCAGACCTATTTGTAGAAATACAGGTTATTAAAGGCAATCATGATAACTTCACACAATACATCCTAGATAAAAGAGATATAAAAATGAAGAATCATATTATAATTGATAACTTCTACATAACACATGGCCATAAATTACCCCCAGAAATACCAGATAATATAGAAACAATCATAATAGGTCATGAACATCCATGTATAGGTATTCGTAATGGAGAACGCGTTGAAAAAGTTAAATCATATCTACAGGGTACCTGGACAAATTATAATCTTATTGTTATGCCCTCATTTACGCCTGTTAGTTATGGTTCTGACATCCTACATGAAAAAACTATTTCACCATTTATTAAAGATGTATCACAATTTAAGGTATACGCTATTGAAAACTGGGAAGTATACCCCTTTGGAAGTATAAAAGATATTTTAAGTGTTAGCCAAGAAGAAAACTACTATTAA
- a CDS encoding HEAT repeat domain-containing protein, with protein sequence MTDIEELKEKLASEDYEERIAACKELEEFSDDAIDLLINTFNDENPHVRFQAAKSLSQIGTPAIKPLIEALKEDDVRVQKYVILSLKDIGDDTVATELIDSLSSDDFAIRKFAAKALGEMEVKSAVDPLIELLTDDDWGVRASATKALGDIKDKKAIDPIKKARRAATGDKDYKKVANKALKKIDPKPKKKKAKK encoded by the coding sequence ATGACAGATATAGAAGAATTAAAAGAAAAATTAGCCAGTGAAGATTATGAGGAAAGAATAGCTGCATGTAAAGAATTGGAGGAGTTTTCTGATGATGCAATTGATTTATTAATTAATACTTTTAATGATGAGAATCCTCATGTTAGATTTCAGGCAGCAAAGTCTTTATCACAGATTGGAACACCTGCTATTAAACCTTTGATTGAAGCTTTGAAGGAGGATGATGTACGTGTTCAGAAATATGTGATTTTATCATTAAAAGATATTGGTGATGATACTGTTGCTACTGAACTTATTGATTCATTAAGTTCTGATGATTTCGCTATTAGGAAGTTTGCTGCTAAAGCATTAGGTGAAATGGAAGTTAAAAGTGCTGTAGATCCTTTAATCGAATTATTAACAGATGATGACTGGGGTGTTAGAGCTTCTGCTACTAAAGCTCTTGGTGATATTAAGGATAAAAAAGCAATTGATCCTATTAAAAAGGCTAGGCGTGCAGCTACCGGTGATAAAGATTATAAGAAAGTTGCTAATAAAGCTCTTAAGAAGATTGATCCTAAACCTAAGAAGAAAAAAGCTAAGAAATAA
- a CDS encoding MFS transporter — MNREDLIIYIMVLGTFGILSTEMGVVGILPQIAQYFNVSITQAGLFVSMFSLTIAIFAIFMPVIFSKYERKKTFLLVLTIFTVFTTIGAFVHDFNIALICRIIPAMFHPIYCSISMTVAAEIVEPEKTQSAVSKVIMGVSAGMIIGVPITTFIATNFGYQYAMLWFAIINLIVLILTLIFFPKIPGKEQSYLDQVSVAKTGVFIISVLGVIFLNAGLYTGYSYISEFLGTLTHIAGTNLSIVLFIYGVASIIGNWLGSRLLVKDARKLVLLSPIIISLILLGVFIACNNAIPTIIFMALWGLLAGIFNDISQYWMVSSAPQAPEFANGIFLSMGNVGVTLGTTLAGIVVAGIGIRYVMLFAILVLMLDLILLFTRTKRYDID, encoded by the coding sequence ATGAATCGAGAAGATTTAATAATATATATCATGGTTCTAGGAACCTTTGGTATATTAAGTACCGAAATGGGAGTAGTAGGAATACTTCCACAAATAGCACAATACTTTAATGTGAGTATTACACAGGCAGGACTTTTTGTCAGCATGTTTTCATTAACAATAGCAATATTTGCAATATTCATGCCAGTAATATTTAGTAAATACGAAAGAAAGAAAACATTTTTACTAGTTCTAACAATATTTACAGTATTCACGACAATAGGAGCATTTGTACATGATTTCAACATAGCATTAATATGTAGAATAATACCAGCAATGTTTCATCCAATTTACTGTAGTATAAGTATGACAGTAGCAGCTGAGATAGTAGAGCCAGAAAAGACACAAAGTGCGGTAAGTAAAGTTATCATGGGTGTAAGCGCAGGTATGATTATAGGAGTACCAATCACAACATTCATAGCAACTAATTTCGGATATCAATATGCAATGCTATGGTTTGCTATAATAAATTTAATAGTACTAATATTAACACTAATATTCTTCCCAAAAATACCTGGAAAAGAACAATCCTACTTAGACCAAGTATCAGTAGCAAAAACAGGGGTATTTATTATATCAGTATTAGGAGTAATATTCTTAAATGCAGGATTATACACTGGATACTCATATATCTCAGAATTCCTAGGAACTTTAACGCATATAGCAGGAACAAACTTAAGTATAGTTCTATTTATATATGGAGTAGCATCAATCATAGGAAACTGGTTAGGATCAAGACTATTAGTTAAAGATGCAAGAAAACTAGTATTACTCTCACCAATAATCATATCTCTAATATTATTAGGTGTATTCATAGCATGTAATAATGCAATTCCAACAATAATATTCATGGCACTATGGGGACTACTAGCAGGAATATTTAATGATATATCACAATATTGGATGGTATCATCAGCACCACAAGCTCCAGAATTTGCAAATGGGATCTTCTTGAGCATGGGAAATGTAGGTGTAACCCTTGGAACAACATTAGCAGGAATTGTTGTGGCTGGAATAGGTATTAGATATGTAATGCTATTTGCAATACTTGTATTAATGTTAGATTTAATATTATTATTCACAAGAACAAAAAGATACGATATAGATTAG
- a CDS encoding MarR family winged helix-turn-helix transcriptional regulator yields MSLPTQFDGNYENIRIYHYVEELVADYKEHLVKSLDETEISYSEVPILIRIRFLENTTQKDLTKLFKVSKGYIARLLRKFEDEGLITREEHPDNHRIKVVKLTAKGYEVTDKLVNLVDQWEFKVTKSLSEEETKTLKKLLYKLVVNK; encoded by the coding sequence ATGTCACTTCCAACACAATTCGATGGAAACTATGAAAATATTAGAATATATCACTACGTGGAAGAATTAGTAGCTGATTATAAAGAACACCTTGTAAAATCACTTGATGAAACAGAAATATCATACTCCGAAGTTCCAATTCTAATTAGAATAAGATTTTTGGAAAACACAACACAAAAGGATTTAACAAAACTATTCAAGGTGAGTAAGGGATACATAGCAAGATTATTACGGAAATTTGAAGATGAAGGATTAATAACAAGAGAAGAACATCCTGATAATCATAGGATAAAAGTAGTAAAATTAACAGCTAAAGGTTATGAGGTTACAGATAAACTAGTGAATCTAGTAGATCAATGGGAGTTCAAGGTTACAAAATCCTTATCTGAAGAAGAAACAAAGACTTTAAAAAAATTATTATATAAATTAGTTGTAAATAAATAA
- a CDS encoding carbon-nitrogen hydrolase family protein, whose amino-acid sequence MKDFILTSCQMNVVDNKKKNILHAQNMIRTASQKYNANLVTLPEMFNTHYTNDKFIENAEYEDESITLNSMKDIAKEEKIYLQCGTMPEKEENALYNTAYLINPKGKIIGKHRKVHMFDIDTDTMKFKESDTLSPGDKVTTIKTELGIISLAICYDIRFPELWTLMSKNHTDIFLLPGAFNLTTGPLHWETLIRARAIDNQAYVIATSPSQVENPYYIAWGHSMIVDPWGKIVEQAHKKEEMLTTKIKQSTITSVREQIPVLKNKRHDVYDTIQKNK is encoded by the coding sequence ATGAAAGATTTTATATTAACAAGTTGTCAAATGAACGTAGTTGACAATAAAAAGAAAAATATATTACATGCCCAGAACATGATAAGAACAGCATCACAAAAATACAATGCCAATTTAGTTACTTTACCTGAAATGTTTAACACTCATTACACAAATGACAAATTTATTGAAAATGCTGAGTATGAAGATGAAAGTATTACACTAAATTCAATGAAAGATATAGCCAAAGAGGAAAAAATTTACCTACAATGTGGTACAATGCCTGAAAAAGAAGAAAATGCATTATATAATACAGCATATCTTATAAATCCTAAAGGAAAAATTATAGGAAAACACAGGAAAGTACACATGTTTGACATTGATACAGATACTATGAAATTTAAAGAATCAGATACCTTAAGTCCAGGAGATAAAGTTACCACAATAAAAACAGAACTTGGAATAATATCACTAGCAATATGCTATGATATCCGATTTCCTGAATTATGGACTCTGATGAGTAAGAACCATACAGATATATTTCTATTACCTGGAGCATTTAATTTAACAACCGGCCCCTTACACTGGGAGACATTAATAAGAGCAAGGGCAATAGATAATCAAGCATATGTAATAGCAACATCTCCTAGTCAAGTAGAAAATCCCTATTATATTGCATGGGGTCACTCCATGATAGTAGACCCGTGGGGTAAAATAGTAGAGCAAGCTCATAAAAAAGAGGAAATGTTAACAACTAAAATAAAACAATCCACTATAACAAGTGTAAGAGAACAAATACCCGTCCTTAAAAACAAGAGACATGACGTATATGATACTATACAAAAAAATAAGTAA
- a CDS encoding ferredoxin, with translation MLDVEIDRANCKGCGACTKPSQILYLDDDNLVNMKGAVVVDDTVEGMVNSLYEIETSASICPNDCFTVFNEDGDEIEIERHALI, from the coding sequence TTGTTAGATGTAGAAATTGATAGAGCTAATTGTAAAGGTTGCGGGGCATGTACTAAACCTTCACAAATATTATATTTAGATGATGATAACTTAGTTAATATGAAGGGTGCTGTTGTAGTTGATGATACTGTTGAAGGTATGGTAAACTCTTTATATGAAATTGAAACATCTGCCAGTATTTGTCCTAATGATTGTTTCACAGTTTTTAATGAAGATGGTGATGAAATAGAAATAGAACGCCATGCATTGATATAG
- the nucS gene encoding endonuclease NucS, with translation MKYKTIENPDIEQAYTTIQEGFNKKAMIIILAKCHVEYEGRARSRLAPGDRLILIKKDGTFAIHQELNLDPVNWQAPGCKNKVSVKNNQVILTSKKTKPTEEIKVYLDETYSVTYYNCIDTKELEIRGYEKHMVDLAWEKPELIEKGFRPTRREYQTENGFIDLMGTDKDEKLMILEFKSRKAGTNAVKQLKGYVECFMDNKEFVRGIIVAPDITDNARELLESLQMEFIQMNPPLDLLKHKTSTLDSFLN, from the coding sequence ATAAAATACAAAACCATAGAAAACCCTGACATAGAACAAGCATACACAACAATACAAGAAGGCTTCAATAAAAAAGCCATGATAATAATATTAGCCAAATGTCACGTAGAATATGAAGGAAGAGCACGAAGCAGATTAGCACCAGGTGACAGATTAATCCTAATAAAAAAAGATGGAACTTTTGCAATACACCAAGAATTAAATCTAGACCCTGTTAACTGGCAAGCACCAGGATGCAAAAACAAAGTATCAGTCAAAAACAATCAAGTTATATTAACAAGCAAGAAAACAAAACCTACTGAAGAAATAAAAGTATACCTTGATGAAACATACAGCGTCACATACTACAATTGTATAGACACTAAAGAACTAGAAATAAGAGGATATGAAAAACATATGGTAGACCTAGCATGGGAAAAACCAGAGCTAATAGAAAAAGGATTCAGACCAACAAGAAGAGAATACCAGACAGAAAATGGATTTATAGATCTTATGGGAACTGACAAAGACGAAAAACTAATGATACTTGAATTCAAAAGTAGAAAAGCAGGAACAAATGCTGTTAAACAATTAAAAGGATATGTTGAATGTTTCATGGATAATAAAGAATTTGTAAGAGGCATAATAGTAGCACCAGATATCACAGATAATGCAAGAGAACTACTAGAGTCACTACAAATGGAATTTATACAAATGAATCCACCATTAGACCTATTAAAACATAAAACATCAACACTAGATTCATTCTTGAATTAA